From Chloroflexota bacterium:
TACCCAGTCCCGCCAGTTTGGTCGGGCTTATCCGCAGTCCCCAGCCACGTGAAATCCGTGGCGCAACGTTCGCCTAGAGTACCGCGAGGTGGGCGTCCTGCAGGTCCGTCAGAAACATGTGACCCGCCGCGTGGGTGATCATCAGGGGCGGTTTGCTAGCCAGCGCCACTGCCTGCGGGGTGACGCCGCAGGCCCAGAAGACGGGCACTTCGCCGTCGTGCACGTCGGTGCGCGCCCCCCACTGCGGTTCGTCGAGGTCTGTGATGCCGATTTCCCCTGGGTCGCCGATGTGTACCGGCGCGCCGTGGACGCCTGGAAAGCGCGAGGTCGTCTGTACCGCGCGCACGACTTGCGTGTGGTGGATCGGGCGCATGCTCACTACCAGCGGCCCGGAGAAGGCTCCCGCAGGCGTCGTGTCTCGATTGGTCACGTACACGGGCACGTCGTTGCCCGCCTGCAAGTGGCGCAGCGGTATGCCGGCGGCGAGCATGGCGGATTCGAAACTAAAGCTGCACCCGAGCAGGAACGAGACGAAATCATCCTGCCAACGGTCCGCGATATCTGTGACTTCAGCCGCGAGCTCGCCGTTCTCATAGATGCGGTAGCGGGGCACGTCGGTGCGAATGTCCGCGCCGGGCGCCGTCTCGCGGGGCTCATAGGAGCCCGGTTCCATGACCTCCAACACCGGACACGGCTGGGAATTGCGCTGGCAGAAGAGGAGAAAGTCAAACGCCAGATCTTTAGGCACAATGGCGAGATTCGCCTGCACGTAGCCGGGCGCCAGACCCTCCGTCGTGGTCTGCCACTCTCCGGCGCGTATGATCTCCCGTAACGCGTGCGGCTGTTTCGGTAACGCTGCTCTATCCATGTTCTGTTTCCTTACCTCGCGATTCTCAGCAGCCTTACGGCAAAGTTTACTAGAATCCTTTTGGATGCAGTGTAGCAGAACCCAATTGGTAAGAGGCTATCCACCCACGGACGTCAGCGCCAAGCTCTCTGGTCTGCATCAAACCTCGTTTGCGCTCCACTCTTGCAGCACGTCTATGGCCGTGAGCAACGACTCGCATGCGGCATCGGCTGCCGCGATCATCGTTTCGCCTTCCGGCACGGCGATACACCGCATGCCGGCCGCTTTCGCCGACCTCACGCCGCGGGGGCTATCTTCCAGCGCCACACACTCGCCCGGCTCCACACCCAACCGCGCCGCCGCCAGCAGATAGAGCGCCGGGTCCGGCTTACCCTCTACGACCTCATCTCCTGTCGCCACAGCCTGGAAATAGGTGCGGATACCCAGCACCTCGAGCACCACGTCAATGTAGACCTTGTCTCCGGATGAGGCCGACCCGCAGCACCATCCCCGGTCGCGCACCCACTCCAAGGCCTCTCGGAGACCGGGCTTCGGCCCCAGACGTTCTCGGATGAGCGCGATCAGGATTGCGTGGTAGCGGTCCAGCATCTCCTCCGGCTCTGCGGCAAACCGGCCCCGCGCATGATGCAGCCGGAAGATATCGATGCTGCGCTTCCCCAGGCTCTCTGCCGCGTCGGTAGGATAGGTTGGAAAGCCGCACTCGCGGCCGAGCTCATGCCACGCGGCGCGGTGGAGCGGTTCGCTGTCTGCCATGAGACCGTCTACGTCGAAGATGACGCCAGCAATATTCATCGGCAGCCTAGAAGTGGTCAAGGTTCCACATGTACGGATGTCCTCCTGGAAAGAGTATGTCGACAATAGCAACATCTTGCTCCGCAACACAGGACGGGAACTCCAAGCGCAACTCCCCAAGGGTGCGGTAGCCCATCAAGAGCTGCAGTAGATTTTCCTGTGGCAGGTTAATTGTGATTGTGCAGCCAGCGCCGATTTCCATCTCCGCCCGCTCGGCATCGCAGACGAATGCCACCTTGCCGAAACTACCCTCCAAACCCGATGATCGCATGCGCTCTCCCAAAGTTTC
This genomic window contains:
- a CDS encoding putative hydro-lyase, with translation MDRAALPKQPHALREIIRAGEWQTTTEGLAPGYVQANLAIVPKDLAFDFLLFCQRNSQPCPVLEVMEPGSYEPRETAPGADIRTDVPRYRIYENGELAAEVTDIADRWQDDFVSFLLGCSFSFESAMLAAGIPLRHLQAGNDVPVYVTNRDTTPAGAFSGPLVVSMRPIHHTQVVRAVQTTSRFPGVHGAPVHIGDPGEIGITDLDEPQWGARTDVHDGEVPVFWACGVTPQAVALASKPPLMITHAAGHMFLTDLQDAHLAVL
- a CDS encoding HAD family phosphatase, whose translation is MNIAGVIFDVDGLMADSEPLHRAAWHELGRECGFPTYPTDAAESLGKRSIDIFRLHHARGRFAAEPEEMLDRYHAILIALIRERLGPKPGLREALEWVRDRGWCCGSASSGDKVYIDVVLEVLGIRTYFQAVATGDEVVEGKPDPALYLLAAARLGVEPGECVALEDSPRGVRSAKAAGMRCIAVPEGETMIAAADAACESLLTAIDVLQEWSANEV